The Legionella spiritensis DNA segment CTTGCTGGCCGCGACGTATTACTGGCTGCCGAAATGGACCGGCCATATGTATAACGAGCGTTTGGGAAAATGGCATTTCTGGTTATCGGCTATTTCCGTTAACATTGCGTTTTTTCCAATGCATTTTCTCGGATTGGCGGGAATGCCTCGCAGAATACCGGATTATGCGTTGCAATTTGCCAATTTTAATATGATCTCAACCATTGGTGCGTTTATCTTTGGTTTTTCACAGTTGCTCTTTCTATATAACGTAATCGCAACGGTTCGCGGCCATGGCAGGAAAGTGGATGCCCAGGTCTGGGAAGGTGCGCATGGACTGGAGTGGACGTTATCGTCACCTCCGCCTTACCATAGCTTTACAACGCCTCCTGTTGTTAACTAGCAGGACAAAATGGAGGTGTCGGTAAACATCCGGCACCTTGGTGTCTATGATAAGAAAATTGTTTTAAGGGTTATTCAAGCGAGGTAAGATGGCTGTCAAGGGTCATGCAAAACTGGTATTAATTTTGTTTGTGGTCGTTATTGGCATGTTTGCCTTTGGCTTTGCGTTAGTACCTATTTATAACAGCCTGTGCAAGACTTTTGGAATTAACGGCAAAACGAATCAACAGGCGATAGCCTATGATGCGAAAGATGCGATTGTCGCTAAAGACCGGGAAGTGACTGTAGAATTTGTTGCAACTAATAACGGTAACGTCCCCTGGGCATTTTATCCCAAGGTTAAAAAACTGACAGTCCATCCGGGAGAGATTGCAAAGCTGGCGTTTTACGCAGAAAACCAAAGCCGATATCGCATGACGGTTCAGGCGATACCCAGCGTTACGCCAGGGATCGCAGCCAAATATTTAAAAAAGACGGAATGTTTTTGTTTTACGCAGCAGACGCTCAACGGCCATGAGGCGATGGATATGCCGTTGTTGTTTCATCTTGACACGGATCTGCCTGCAAATATCAGAACAATTACCTTGTCATATACGTTATTTGATGTAACAAGTCGTATCATTAATTAATACTGCCAATACCCGTCCTGTGGTAGCTGGCCGCATTGTAAACAGGAGAAAAAAACATTATGGGAGCGCACGGTACCTATTACGTCCCCAAACCGAGTCATTGGCCGATTGTTGGTTCCATTGGTTTAACAACTACCCTGGTGGGTGCGGCGAGCTGGTTGCACAGTGATTGGTATGGACCTTATATTTTTACCGCAGGTCTTGTCATTCTGGTTATCATGATGGTTGGCTGGTTTGGTCAGGTTATCTATGAAAATGAAAAAGGACTCTA contains these protein-coding regions:
- a CDS encoding cytochrome c oxidase assembly protein → MAVKGHAKLVLILFVVVIGMFAFGFALVPIYNSLCKTFGINGKTNQQAIAYDAKDAIVAKDREVTVEFVATNNGNVPWAFYPKVKKLTVHPGEIAKLAFYAENQSRYRMTVQAIPSVTPGIAAKYLKKTECFCFTQQTLNGHEAMDMPLLFHLDTDLPANIRTITLSYTLFDVTSRIIN